One Anser cygnoides isolate HZ-2024a breed goose chromosome 6, Taihu_goose_T2T_genome, whole genome shotgun sequence genomic region harbors:
- the LOC136791152 gene encoding UDP-glucuronosyltransferase 1A1-like encodes MALVPASHPQVAVTLVLLLSVLGLAAGGKLLVVPVDGSHWLSMREVLDSLKEKGHEVVVVAPEVSLHIKPAKSFVMKMYPVPFTQEELDRDFHAFTQDTLEEGTFLERFVRIYQRFEKTSALFLSTCEHLLYNKELMRYLEESKFDAVFTDPVIPCGQILAEHLSVPSVYFLRGIPCGLDFEATQCPNPPSYVPRVFTEHTDHMNFLQRVKNLVFEIPNLFLCNFFFQPYSKLASEFLQRDVTVLDLLSKASIWLLRLDFVLDYPRPLMPNIILIGGVNCAHKELPQVGHALFLLLVLIDFCVRKSVVLCSR; translated from the coding sequence ATGGCCCTGGTGCCTGCTTCTCATCCGCAAGTCGCAGTGACGCTGGTTCTGCTCCTGTCCGTGCTCGGTCTGGCTGCTGGTGGGAAACTGCTGGTGGTACCCGTAGATGGGAGTCATTGGCTCAGCATGCGGGAAGTGTTGGACAGCCTCAAGGAGAAAGGGCATGAAGTAGTCGTCGTTGCACCAGAAGTCAGTTTACACATAAAGCCAGCAAAGAGTTTTGTCATGAAAATGTACCCAGTCCCTTTCACACAGGAAGAGCTGGATAGAGATTTCCACGCATTTACACAGGATACATTGGAAGAAGGAACCTTCCTGGAAAGATTTGTTAGAATTTATCAACGGTTTGAAAAAACCTCTGCCTTGTTCCTGTCTACCTGTGAACACTTACTGTACAACAAAGAACTTATGAGATATCTTGAGGAGAGTAAGTTTGATGCTGTCTTTACGGACCCTGTAATACCTTGCGGGCAGATACTGGCTGAGCATCTTTCAGTCCCTTCTGTCTATTTTTTGCGAGGAATTCCATGTGGCTTAGATTTTGAAGCCACTCAGTGTCCCAATCCCCCTTCTTATGTCCCCAGGGTGTTTACAGAACACACAGACCATATGAACTTCCTCCAGCGTGTGAAGAATCTAGTCTTTGAAATCCCCAAtctttttctctgcaattttttttttcaaccttaCTCCAAACTGGCTTCTGAGTTCCTTCAGCGAGATGTGACTGTGTTAGATCTCCTGAGCAAGGCTTCCATATGGCTTCTGAGGTTAGACTTTGTGTTAGATTATCCAAGACCGCTGATGCCCAACATAATTTTAATTGGCGGAGTGAATTGTGCTCACAAGGAGCTACCTCAGGTAGGTCATGCTCTATTCTTACTTCTTGTTCTGATTGACTTCTGTGTTCGTAAGAGTGTAGTTTTGTGTAGCAGATAG